The following is a genomic window from Acidimicrobiia bacterium.
GGGCCAGCGCCCAGCTGGCCCGCCTCGGCGAGACCCTCGCAGGAGCCGCCCGATGACCGCCACCACCTCGTTGCACGCCGGCGACGTGAGCGTCGGGGACGAGCTGCCACCCCTCGACATCCCACTGACCCGAACCCTCATCGTCGCCACCGCGATCGCGTCCCGCGACTACCAGGACGTCCACCACGACCCCGGCTTGGCCCAGGAGCGGGGCTCGAAGGACATCTTCATGAACATCTTGTCGA
Proteins encoded in this region:
- a CDS encoding MaoC/PaaZ C-terminal domain-containing protein; the protein is MTATTSLHAGDVSVGDELPPLDIPLTRTLIVATAIASRDYQDVHHDPGLAQERGSKDIFMNILSTNGFVGRFVTDWAGPDAVLRSVKIRLGAPNYPGDTMAMTGTVTKKDGAVVEVALRG